The Deltaproteobacteria bacterium genome window below encodes:
- a CDS encoding response regulator codes for MVLVVDDDASVRKALRRLFHATGRNVETFASAAEFLAYDLPPDAGCLVLDICMPGISGLDLQKQLAAINPDLPVVVITGHGDDEVRQRALEGGAIAILDKPFDDQSLLDAVELAMGRKRSS; via the coding sequence ATGGTACTGGTCGTCGACGACGACGCGTCGGTGCGGAAGGCATTGCGGCGCTTGTTCCACGCGACCGGGCGCAACGTAGAGACGTTCGCGAGCGCGGCCGAGTTCCTCGCCTACGACCTCCCGCCGGACGCGGGATGCCTGGTGCTCGACATCTGCATGCCCGGCATCAGCGGGCTCGACCTGCAGAAGCAGCTCGCGGCGATAAACCCCGACCTGCCGGTGGTCGTGATCACGGGTCACGGCGACGACGAGGTCCGCCAGCGCGCGCTCGAGGGCGGCGCGATCGCCATCCTGGACAAGCCGTTCGACGATCAGAGCCTGCTCGACGCCGTCGAGCTGGCGATGGGACGCAAGAGGTCGTCATGA